From one Zhongshania sp. R06B22 genomic stretch:
- a CDS encoding DUF3570 domain-containing protein, whose translation MSQKINNKRVLTALTSAALAIPGMSASVQAASVLTETVVQYKASSYREADLDSSKLSGGSRERYEIDSHQVRAQLPLGKKTDASIEFMYETMSGASPWFILPGQDGPVQVMSGATIHEERKDLQATVNHLLNDKTVISFIAGVSDEKDYFAVSAGVEALYEIPDTQLTFTAGLGYSDDELEPTDGAIMPDRIERATRDSSTAFVGLSQILSKTSVVQASLSYGLQRGFLSDPYKKVWIDDQANTINDSRPDDRNQFVAQARLRHFLPDLKAALHLDYRYFEDDWEIASSTLEAAWYQNLPGGWVFTPSLRYYTQTQAFFYAPYFFSARSDGFGSADYRLSPYGAISVKLRLEKRWQGLDLHAEWEAYEASADYSLDSVNVENPALVEFDILSVGFNWRL comes from the coding sequence ATGAGTCAGAAGATAAATAATAAGCGCGTTCTTACCGCATTAACCAGCGCCGCACTGGCGATTCCCGGCATGAGCGCCTCGGTGCAGGCGGCCTCGGTATTGACGGAAACAGTTGTCCAGTACAAGGCTTCAAGCTACCGCGAAGCCGATTTAGACAGCAGTAAATTGTCTGGCGGCTCCCGCGAACGCTATGAAATAGACAGCCACCAAGTGCGAGCGCAATTGCCGCTGGGTAAGAAAACTGACGCCAGCATCGAGTTCATGTATGAAACCATGAGTGGCGCGTCGCCGTGGTTTATTTTGCCGGGACAAGATGGGCCGGTGCAGGTGATGAGTGGTGCCACCATTCATGAAGAGCGCAAAGACCTGCAGGCGACGGTTAATCATCTATTGAACGATAAAACGGTGATTTCTTTCATTGCTGGGGTGTCGGACGAGAAAGACTATTTTGCCGTGAGCGCGGGGGTGGAGGCGCTCTATGAAATCCCCGATACCCAGCTCACGTTTACCGCTGGTTTAGGATATAGCGACGACGAACTGGAGCCCACCGACGGCGCCATCATGCCAGACCGTATTGAACGCGCGACCCGAGACAGCAGCACCGCCTTTGTGGGACTGTCGCAAATCTTAAGTAAAACTAGCGTGGTGCAAGCCAGTCTTAGTTATGGTTTGCAGCGGGGATTTCTATCCGACCCCTACAAAAAAGTATGGATAGACGATCAAGCCAATACTATCAACGATAGTCGCCCCGACGATCGCAATCAGTTTGTCGCCCAGGCTAGGTTGCGACATTTTCTGCCTGACTTAAAAGCGGCGCTGCATTTGGATTACCGCTATTTTGAAGATGACTGGGAAATAGCCTCTAGCACGCTAGAAGCGGCGTGGTATCAAAACCTGCCGGGTGGTTGGGTGTTCACGCCATCGCTGCGTTACTACACCCAAACTCAGGCGTTTTTCTATGCGCCGTATTTCTTTTCGGCGCGCAGCGACGGTTTTGGCTCGGCGGATTATCGCTTGTCGCCCTATGGCGCTATCAGCGTAAAACTGCGACTAGAGAAGCGCTGGCAAGGTTTGGATCTACACGCTGAGTGGGAAGCTTACGAAGCCAGCGCAGATTATTCTTTAGATTCCGTCAATGTAGAAAACCCTGCCTTGGTAGAATTTGATATTCTCTCGGTGGGGTTTAACTGGCGGCTATAG
- a CDS encoding TIGR02391 family protein: MQRIELFNSQKLKAACRVLGDTERGLTASEIGYLIQDCKIEDVTPTMTKWKRLFNALGEAQNKYQVGNHLIMFINRALDPVGYARDKEKFEWRRSELNIVLSFSGFTVREDGKVSKTRKETTLKGARERAGALRAKLEDRGAHEEVFNYCRAELVDENYFHAVLEAVKGIAERIRNMSSLTTDGADLFNTTFSVKQPVLKINALNTDTEISEQKGFSNMLVGLFGAVRNPVAHAPKTSWLMSEQDALDILSTVSFIHRKLDNVIKG, from the coding sequence ATGCAAAGAATCGAACTATTTAACTCTCAGAAACTTAAAGCCGCTTGCAGGGTGCTCGGCGATACAGAGAGAGGGTTAACTGCCTCTGAAATAGGCTATCTAATTCAAGACTGCAAAATTGAAGACGTCACTCCAACAATGACAAAGTGGAAGCGTCTCTTTAATGCTCTAGGAGAAGCCCAAAATAAGTATCAAGTGGGTAACCATCTAATTATGTTTATTAATCGTGCACTTGATCCTGTTGGTTACGCTAGGGACAAAGAGAAATTTGAGTGGCGCCGTTCTGAACTAAACATTGTATTATCATTTTCAGGATTTACAGTAAGGGAAGATGGGAAGGTTTCTAAAACCAGGAAAGAAACAACACTGAAGGGAGCAAGAGAGCGAGCTGGCGCACTAAGGGCAAAGCTCGAAGACAGGGGAGCGCATGAAGAAGTTTTTAATTATTGTCGAGCTGAGCTTGTCGATGAAAATTATTTCCATGCAGTTCTTGAAGCGGTAAAGGGCATTGCAGAGCGAATTCGTAATATGTCATCTTTAACAACAGATGGCGCTGATCTATTTAATACCACATTTTCTGTTAAACAGCCTGTTTTAAAGATAAACGCCCTGAATACAGATACTGAAATCAGTGAACAGAAAGGCTTTAGCAATATGCTTGTGGGCTTATTTGGTGCAGTTAGAAACCCTGTAGCTCATGCGCCAAAAACATCGTGGCTCATGAGCGAGCAAGATGCTCTGGATATATTATCAACTGTATCATTTATTCATCGGAAGCTGGACAATGTTATTAAGGGTTAA
- a CDS encoding excalibur calcium-binding domain-containing protein: MRVHGNLIKWNDDRGFGFVSSPQNAGEIFVHISAFPRDGIRPKIGELISFEVEIEKNGKKRAVHVLRPGSTVRKRKGASHRSKGDAVALKLGITFVLVLALGYFGFNFYISQQSSELLMLKQAITAPMSASRKFECDGRKHCSQMTSRAEAEYFIKNCPNTKMDGDHDGTPCENDSRF, from the coding sequence ATGAGAGTTCACGGCAATTTAATAAAATGGAATGATGATCGAGGGTTTGGCTTTGTATCGTCGCCCCAAAATGCAGGTGAAATATTTGTACATATTTCTGCGTTTCCGCGAGATGGGATAAGACCAAAAATTGGTGAATTGATCTCGTTCGAAGTTGAGATTGAAAAAAATGGTAAGAAGCGGGCAGTGCATGTCCTCCGGCCAGGTTCGACAGTCCGGAAGAGAAAAGGAGCGAGTCACAGATCTAAAGGCGATGCTGTTGCGTTAAAGCTTGGCATTACATTCGTATTGGTCTTGGCTTTAGGCTATTTTGGCTTCAATTTTTATATTTCCCAGCAAAGTTCCGAGCTGTTAATGCTAAAGCAGGCCATTACAGCGCCAATGTCCGCTAGCCGAAAATTCGAATGCGATGGCCGGAAGCATTGCAGTCAAATGACATCAAGAGCTGAAGCAGAATACTTTATTAAAAATTGCCCTAATACCAAAATGGATGGAGATCATGATGGAACTCCGTGCGAAAATGATTCGAGGTTCTAA
- a CDS encoding FAD:protein FMN transferase, with the protein MQLYHYPFTAMASPCELRLYAESQALADAAADAAKAEVIRIEQTYSRYREDSVVGRINAAAGGNPIALDEETSALINYATTAFKESGGLFDISSGVLREVWNFKLGQLPSPAAVAFCVKRVGWNKVHWTAPNISLQQGMELDFGGFGKEYAADRAATICEENGISHGLVELGGDIRVVGPHPDGSAWHIGIRNPRDPDVAVAVIPLKSGGLASSGDYERFMVIDGKRYSHILNPCTGRPVDQPMAGVTVVAPLCLLAGTAATVAMLQGENGAPTWLKEMGLPHLWIDQTGVLGGDLVPQVQS; encoded by the coding sequence GTGCAGCTTTACCACTACCCTTTCACTGCAATGGCCAGCCCCTGCGAACTGCGTTTATACGCTGAGTCACAGGCACTGGCCGATGCTGCCGCCGATGCCGCCAAAGCAGAAGTTATCCGCATTGAGCAAACCTACTCCCGTTACCGCGAAGACAGCGTAGTCGGCAGAATCAATGCCGCCGCTGGCGGCAATCCTATTGCTCTAGACGAAGAAACCAGCGCCTTAATTAATTACGCCACCACCGCATTTAAGGAAAGCGGCGGACTATTTGATATTAGCTCCGGGGTATTGCGCGAAGTGTGGAATTTTAAACTCGGTCAATTGCCGAGCCCCGCCGCCGTGGCATTCTGTGTAAAGCGTGTGGGTTGGAATAAGGTGCATTGGACCGCCCCCAATATTTCATTGCAGCAGGGCATGGAGCTAGACTTTGGCGGATTTGGCAAAGAATACGCCGCCGACCGCGCCGCAACTATTTGCGAAGAAAACGGCATCAGCCACGGCCTAGTCGAATTGGGTGGCGATATACGGGTGGTTGGCCCGCACCCCGACGGCAGCGCTTGGCATATTGGCATTCGCAATCCCCGTGACCCAGACGTGGCCGTGGCGGTAATACCGCTAAAGTCTGGCGGCCTTGCCAGCAGTGGCGACTACGAACGCTTTATGGTGATAGACGGCAAGCGCTACAGCCATATTCTTAATCCCTGCACTGGTAGACCCGTAGATCAACCGATGGCCGGTGTTACCGTTGTCGCGCCGCTGTGTTTACTTGCAGGCACAGCAGCGACCGTCGCAATGTTGCAGGGTGAAAACGGCGCACCAACTTGGTTGAAAGAAATGGGGCTCCCGCATTTGTGGATTGATCAAACGGGAGTATTGGGGGGCGACCTTGTGCCGCAAGTTCAGAGCTAA
- a CDS encoding DUF4266 domain-containing protein, producing MRVLAILMALAMLSACALEPVEAWERGYLARPEMAWEPDALSSSYRKHVHFSKEASNGGASVGGGGCGCN from the coding sequence ATGCGTGTCTTAGCAATACTGATGGCATTGGCGATGCTTAGCGCTTGCGCGCTTGAACCAGTGGAAGCCTGGGAGCGGGGTTATCTGGCGCGCCCAGAAATGGCATGGGAGCCAGACGCACTGAGTAGCTCCTATCGCAAGCACGTGCATTTTAGTAAAGAAGCCAGCAATGGCGGCGCCTCCGTTGGTGGCGGCGGCTGCGGTTGTAATTAA